The following are encoded together in the Candidatus Alcyoniella australis genome:
- a CDS encoding FAD-binding protein encodes MGYTAELMDSIKRVEATRPQRVQRALAGEHFETLSLDQRQKRLEFHPDYRSEGRRPLQVGPSAGYALCHEVAEQLESYSRIDPDAIDLSQTDYETDVLVIGGGGAGTSAALLAAQAGAKVLIATKLRHGDANTMMAEGGIQAASKGHKDNPAAHYLDVMGGGHFKNTPELVETLVSEAPLVISWLESLGCLMSKEDDGRLRTMHGGGTCRKRMHYAADITGAEIMRTLRDEARNQSDKIRVIEFSPAIELLLDERGKCAGAVLMNLETHELLTVRARATVLATGGSGRLHIQGFMTTNHYGATADGIVIAYRAGVPVCFLHAVQYHPTGAVYPEQAEGILITEKVRGAGANVLNAKGEQFVNEREPRDVEAASIIRECTEQGNGVPTPTGKIGCWLDSPMIEVLRGAGTVKREFPGKYIMYKRYGIDISKQPMLIYPTLHYQNGGMVYRADTSCNLPGLFIAGEVGGGVHGENRLMGNSLLDVTVFGRIAGRSAAAFAADGATDSPLSLDHVRRYHEALATAEIAAEKISPMLLPDYQNERVKDRRLKTEI; translated from the coding sequence ATGGGATACACCGCTGAGCTGATGGATTCGATCAAACGCGTTGAGGCCACGCGGCCCCAGCGCGTCCAGAGAGCGCTTGCGGGCGAGCATTTCGAGACCTTGAGTCTCGATCAACGCCAGAAGCGCCTCGAGTTTCACCCGGACTACCGCTCCGAGGGGCGCCGGCCGTTGCAAGTCGGCCCCAGCGCGGGCTACGCGCTGTGCCACGAGGTCGCGGAGCAGCTCGAATCGTACTCGCGGATCGACCCCGACGCGATCGACCTATCGCAGACGGACTACGAGACCGACGTGCTGGTGATCGGCGGCGGCGGCGCGGGCACATCGGCTGCGCTGCTGGCGGCCCAGGCCGGGGCCAAGGTGCTGATCGCCACCAAGCTGCGCCACGGCGACGCCAACACGATGATGGCCGAGGGCGGAATCCAGGCCGCAAGCAAGGGGCACAAGGACAACCCGGCGGCGCACTACCTCGACGTAATGGGCGGCGGGCACTTTAAAAATACGCCCGAATTGGTCGAGACGTTGGTCTCCGAGGCGCCGCTGGTGATCAGCTGGCTGGAGTCGCTGGGCTGCCTGATGAGCAAGGAAGACGACGGTCGGCTGCGCACGATGCACGGCGGCGGCACCTGTCGCAAGCGGATGCACTACGCCGCGGACATCACCGGCGCGGAGATCATGCGCACCCTGCGCGACGAGGCGCGTAACCAATCGGACAAGATCCGCGTGATCGAGTTCTCTCCGGCGATCGAGCTGCTGCTCGATGAGCGCGGAAAGTGCGCGGGCGCGGTGCTGATGAACCTCGAGACCCACGAGCTGTTGACGGTCCGTGCGCGCGCCACGGTGCTGGCCACCGGCGGCTCCGGGCGGCTGCACATCCAGGGGTTCATGACCACCAACCACTACGGCGCCACGGCCGACGGGATCGTGATCGCCTATCGCGCGGGTGTGCCGGTGTGCTTCCTGCACGCGGTGCAGTATCACCCCACCGGTGCGGTCTACCCCGAGCAGGCCGAGGGGATTCTGATCACCGAGAAGGTGCGCGGAGCCGGGGCCAACGTGCTCAATGCCAAAGGCGAGCAGTTCGTCAATGAGCGCGAGCCGCGCGACGTGGAGGCGGCGAGCATCATCCGCGAGTGCACCGAGCAGGGCAACGGCGTGCCGACCCCCACGGGCAAAATCGGCTGCTGGTTGGACAGTCCGATGATCGAAGTGCTCAGAGGGGCGGGCACGGTCAAACGCGAATTCCCGGGCAAGTACATCATGTACAAGCGCTACGGCATCGACATCAGCAAGCAACCGATGCTGATCTACCCCACGTTGCACTACCAGAACGGCGGGATGGTCTACCGCGCCGACACCTCGTGCAATCTGCCCGGGCTGTTCATCGCCGGCGAGGTCGGAGGCGGTGTGCACGGCGAGAACCGGCTGATGGGAAACAGCCTGCTCGACGTGACTGTTTTCGGCCGCATCGCGGGCCGTAGCGCGGCAGCTTTTGCCGCGGATGGAGCAACCGACTCGCCCCTGTCATTGGATCACGTCAGGCGCTATCATGAGGCGCTCGCGACCGCGGAGATCGCGGCCGAAAAGATCAGTCCGATGCTACTGCCCGATTATCAAAATGAGCGGGTCAAGGATCGCAGGCTGAAGACCGAGATCTGA
- a CDS encoding 3-isopropylmalate dehydrogenase — protein sequence MSTYQIAVVPGDGTGPEVVNQGLKVLAAAAEVHGFNYSLQNHDLGGERYLAGGGLLRDDELESLRRCDAIYLGAIGHPEVKPGILEQGILLRMRFELDQYINLRPVKLYPGVDCPLKDKGPEDIDFVVVRENTEGLYCGAGGFSRRGTPYEVATQESINTRRGVERCVRYAFEYCRIHGRRKLTLCGKTNVLTFAHDLWQRVFDEVGVEYPQIQRDYANVDAICMWFVKNPQWFDVIVTDNMFGDIITDLGAIIQGGMGIAAGGNLNPEGVSMFEPIGGSAPKYTGQGVVNPLAAICACQMMLEQLGEADAAEAIEQAVQRALANDLQDVAAGKMGMSTDEVGDLIARYVRG from the coding sequence ATGAGCACGTATCAAATTGCGGTAGTGCCCGGCGACGGCACCGGTCCTGAGGTCGTAAACCAAGGGCTGAAAGTGCTGGCGGCCGCGGCCGAGGTCCATGGTTTTAATTACTCGTTGCAAAATCATGATCTGGGCGGCGAGCGCTATTTGGCCGGAGGCGGCCTGTTGCGCGACGACGAGCTCGAATCCCTGCGGCGTTGCGATGCGATCTACCTGGGGGCCATCGGCCATCCGGAGGTCAAGCCGGGAATTCTCGAGCAGGGAATCCTGCTGCGCATGCGCTTCGAGCTCGACCAGTACATCAACCTGCGTCCGGTCAAACTCTACCCCGGCGTGGACTGCCCGCTGAAGGACAAGGGGCCCGAGGACATCGATTTCGTGGTGGTGCGCGAAAACACCGAGGGGCTCTACTGCGGCGCGGGCGGCTTCTCGCGCCGCGGCACGCCCTACGAGGTGGCGACCCAAGAGTCGATCAACACCCGCCGCGGCGTGGAGCGCTGCGTGCGCTACGCCTTCGAGTACTGCCGCATTCACGGCCGTCGCAAACTAACGCTGTGCGGCAAAACCAACGTACTGACCTTTGCCCACGACCTATGGCAGCGCGTGTTCGACGAGGTCGGCGTAGAGTACCCGCAGATCCAGCGCGACTACGCCAACGTCGACGCAATCTGCATGTGGTTCGTTAAAAATCCGCAGTGGTTCGACGTGATCGTCACCGACAACATGTTCGGCGACATCATCACCGACCTGGGCGCGATCATCCAAGGTGGAATGGGCATTGCCGCCGGCGGCAACCTCAACCCCGAGGGCGTCTCGATGTTCGAGCCGATCGGCGGATCCGCGCCCAAGTATACCGGACAGGGTGTGGTCAACCCGCTGGCCGCGATCTGCGCCTGTCAAATGATGCTCGAGCAGTTGGGCGAGGCCGACGCGGCCGAGGCGATCGAGCAGGCGGTGCAGCGCGCGCTGGCAAACGACCTCCAGGACGTGGCCGCAGGCAAAATGGGGATGTCCACCGACGAGGTCGGCGACCTGATCGCGCGCTACGTCAGGGGTTAG
- a CDS encoding ATPase, T2SS/T4P/T4SS family: MNANDLRDLFLNSCIEQQCLSPYKVPQAQMLAKASGKEIFDVLLDLGLLSLDQINNILSRVSGYPKLDPLVESLRHPPTKEALACVSQKVAINSRVFPLRIEDGELQLVMANPTDDSAVRAIQEMCGYPVKRFVCYPKNVLRTVARYYSAYGRKSFEELVQDGLDEVSGKRRIEPIQSIWTEPLGQALYREISLFPRQKQFEEQPPEPGEVAVSLLVRKILDNAIFLGASDVHFEPFQDVIKVRFRRDGVLFSQWFIPDLLRTNLFNRIKIIGGMNPSITRRTQSGHIKYDPARMIGVDIRASIVPTLFGERLALRLLDKGRTLLNPLTLGMEPDDLRTFMGKIISPQGLILITGPTGSGKTTTIYSALDTLNQEERCIMTIEDPIEYLMSGVSQVQIDQRNDLGYAAAFREVLRQDPNVILLGEIRDSESAEVAVSASATGHLVFSTLHTNDAAGAVQRLISMGADAFVIADSLQLIIAQRLVRRLCLHCKQPDELSEERLQQLGLSSEQLADGKYYRPVGCPRCKNMGYQGRIAVFEILQPNSELRGMINENRPARDIKQAAVKAGMRTIRCDALLKAGLGITSLDEVVRVTVE, translated from the coding sequence ATGAACGCGAACGATCTTCGAGACCTGTTTCTTAATTCCTGCATTGAGCAGCAGTGTCTCTCGCCCTACAAGGTCCCCCAGGCCCAGATGCTGGCCAAGGCCTCGGGCAAGGAGATCTTCGACGTTCTGCTCGACCTGGGCCTGCTGAGCCTGGATCAGATCAACAACATCCTCTCGCGGGTCAGCGGCTATCCGAAGCTCGATCCGCTGGTCGAGTCGCTACGCCATCCGCCGACCAAAGAGGCGCTGGCCTGCGTCTCGCAGAAGGTGGCGATCAACAGCCGGGTCTTCCCGCTGCGGATCGAGGACGGCGAGCTGCAGCTGGTAATGGCCAATCCCACAGACGATTCGGCGGTGCGCGCGATCCAGGAGATGTGCGGCTACCCGGTCAAGCGCTTCGTGTGCTACCCCAAGAACGTACTGCGCACCGTGGCGCGCTACTACTCGGCCTATGGCCGCAAGAGCTTCGAGGAACTGGTGCAGGACGGCCTGGACGAGGTCAGCGGCAAACGCCGCATCGAGCCGATACAGAGCATCTGGACCGAACCGCTGGGCCAGGCGCTCTACCGTGAGATCTCGTTGTTTCCGCGACAGAAGCAGTTCGAGGAGCAGCCGCCCGAGCCCGGCGAGGTGGCGGTGTCGCTGCTGGTGCGCAAGATCCTGGACAACGCAATCTTCCTCGGCGCCTCGGACGTGCATTTCGAACCGTTCCAGGACGTAATCAAAGTCCGCTTTCGCCGCGACGGCGTGCTGTTCTCGCAGTGGTTCATCCCCGACCTGCTGCGCACCAACCTGTTCAACCGCATCAAGATCATCGGCGGGATGAATCCCTCGATCACGCGCCGCACACAGAGCGGCCACATCAAATACGACCCGGCGCGAATGATCGGCGTGGACATCCGCGCCTCGATCGTGCCCACGCTGTTCGGCGAACGGCTGGCCCTGCGGCTGCTGGACAAGGGACGTACCCTGCTCAACCCGCTGACCCTGGGCATGGAACCCGACGACCTACGGACCTTCATGGGCAAGATCATCTCGCCCCAGGGTCTGATCCTGATCACCGGCCCCACGGGCAGCGGCAAAACGACAACGATCTACTCGGCCCTGGACACGCTCAATCAAGAAGAGCGTTGCATCATGACCATCGAGGATCCGATCGAGTACCTGATGTCGGGAGTAAGCCAGGTGCAGATCGACCAGCGCAACGATCTGGGCTACGCGGCTGCGTTCCGCGAGGTGCTGCGCCAGGATCCCAACGTGATCCTGCTCGGCGAAATCCGCGATTCCGAGTCGGCCGAGGTCGCGGTCTCCGCATCGGCCACCGGCCACCTGGTGTTCTCGACCCTGCATACCAACGACGCTGCCGGAGCGGTCCAGCGGCTGATCTCGATGGGCGCCGACGCCTTTGTGATCGCCGACTCGCTGCAACTGATCATCGCCCAACGGCTGGTGCGCAGGCTCTGCCTGCACTGCAAGCAGCCCGACGAACTGAGCGAGGAGCGCCTGCAGCAACTGGGCCTGAGTTCCGAACAATTAGCCGACGGCAAATACTATCGGCCGGTGGGATGCCCGCGGTGTAAGAATATGGGGTATCAAGGCCGCATCGCCGTGTTCGAGATTTTACAGCCCAACTCCGAGCTGCGCGGAATGATCAACGAGAACCGACCGGCACGCGATATCAAGCAGGCGGCGGTCAAAGCCGGGATGCGCACCATCCGCTGCGACGCGCTGCTCAAGGCTGGATTGGGAATCACCTCGCTGGACGAGGTCGTGAGGGTCACCGTCGAATAG
- a CDS encoding 3-isopropylmalate dehydratase small subunit translates to MNTLIKAPAIKVGDNVDTDLIIAARYLTTHDPAELAAHCLEDVLIDLPQRARNGAVLVAGRNFGSGSSREHAPIALKAAGVQAVIAESFARIFFRNAFNIGLPLLECQGAAAQIQDHAMLQIDLSSGAISVVDSELSLQAQPLPPFMRELLEADGLIGYVKTRLGKK, encoded by the coding sequence ATGAATACGCTGATTAAAGCCCCGGCGATCAAAGTCGGGGACAATGTCGATACCGACCTGATTATCGCCGCGCGTTATTTGACGACCCACGATCCGGCCGAGCTCGCCGCGCATTGCCTCGAGGACGTGCTGATCGATCTGCCGCAACGCGCGCGCAACGGCGCAGTGCTGGTGGCCGGACGCAACTTCGGCTCCGGCTCCTCGCGCGAGCACGCTCCCATCGCGCTTAAGGCCGCGGGAGTCCAGGCGGTGATCGCCGAATCGTTCGCGCGGATTTTCTTTCGCAACGCGTTCAACATCGGCCTGCCACTGCTCGAATGTCAGGGAGCGGCCGCGCAAATCCAAGACCACGCGATGCTCCAGATCGATTTATCCAGCGGCGCAATCAGCGTGGTCGACAGCGAGCTGAGCTTGCAAGCCCAGCCGCTGCCGCCGTTCATGCGCGAGCTGCTGGAGGCCGACGGTCTTATCGGCTACGTCAAAACAAGATTGGGCAAAAAATGA
- the leuC gene encoding 3-isopropylmalate dehydratase large subunit has translation MSAQGMTLTQKILARAAGLEHVQPGQFVNARIDLALANDITGPLAIQSFRAMGAEQVFDRARVALIPDHFTPAKDIESAEQAKRLREFAAEQQIEHYYEVGRAGIEHVMLPELGLALPGEVIVGADSHTCTYGALGAFASGVGSTDLAAAMATGEIWLKVPETIRLIFHGRATGWVTGKDLILAAIGELGADGALYCALEFCGEAIDALSLDSRLSMANMAIEAGAKNGVFAPDQQVLDYVQSRAKREFEPLYADPDAFYCRTIEFDASKIAPQVAMPSLPANARNAADAGEVVLDQVVIGSCTNGRIEDLRIAAKIIEGRSIAPGLRLIVIPGSPAVLQQALSEGLITIFVQAGAAVGPPTCGPCLGGHMGILAAGERCLATTNRNFVGRMGHPRSEVYLSGPAVAAASALAGHIALPPER, from the coding sequence ATGAGCGCCCAGGGCATGACCCTCACCCAGAAGATCCTGGCGCGCGCCGCGGGCCTGGAGCATGTACAGCCCGGGCAGTTCGTCAACGCACGGATCGACCTGGCGCTGGCCAATGACATCACCGGACCACTGGCGATCCAATCCTTCCGCGCAATGGGCGCTGAACAGGTGTTCGACCGCGCGCGGGTGGCGCTGATCCCGGATCACTTCACCCCGGCCAAAGACATCGAGTCGGCCGAACAGGCCAAGCGGCTGCGCGAGTTCGCGGCCGAGCAGCAGATCGAGCATTACTACGAGGTCGGCCGCGCGGGGATCGAGCATGTGATGCTGCCCGAGCTGGGTCTGGCCCTGCCCGGCGAGGTGATCGTCGGCGCGGACTCCCACACCTGCACCTACGGTGCGCTGGGCGCTTTTGCCAGCGGCGTGGGCAGCACCGATTTAGCCGCGGCCATGGCCACCGGCGAGATCTGGCTCAAGGTTCCCGAGACGATCCGGCTAATTTTCCACGGCCGCGCCACAGGCTGGGTCACGGGCAAGGACCTGATTTTGGCCGCCATCGGCGAGCTGGGGGCTGACGGCGCACTGTACTGCGCATTGGAATTCTGCGGCGAGGCGATCGACGCGCTGTCGCTGGACTCGCGGCTGAGCATGGCCAACATGGCGATCGAGGCCGGGGCCAAGAACGGCGTGTTCGCACCGGATCAGCAGGTGCTCGATTACGTGCAATCGCGCGCCAAACGCGAGTTCGAGCCGCTCTACGCCGACCCGGACGCGTTCTATTGTCGCACTATCGAGTTCGATGCCTCCAAAATCGCGCCGCAGGTCGCAATGCCCAGCCTGCCGGCCAACGCGCGCAACGCCGCGGACGCGGGCGAAGTGGTGCTGGACCAGGTGGTGATCGGCTCGTGCACCAACGGCCGGATCGAGGACTTGCGGATTGCCGCTAAAATTATCGAGGGCCGCAGCATCGCGCCGGGCCTGCGGCTGATCGTAATCCCCGGCTCACCCGCCGTGCTCCAGCAAGCCCTATCTGAGGGGTTGATCACAATCTTCGTACAAGCCGGAGCAGCAGTCGGTCCACCGACCTGCGGACCGTGCCTGGGCGGTCACATGGGAATTCTCGCCGCGGGCGAGCGCTGCCTGGCGACCACCAACCGCAACTTCGTCGGCCGCATGGGCCATCCGCGCTCCGAGGTCTATCTCAGCGGGCCCGCCGTTGCCGCGGCTTCGGCCCTTGCCGGACACATTGCCCTGCCCCCGGAGCGCTAG
- a CDS encoding 2-isopropylmalate synthase, with translation MTDRVMIFDTTLRDGEQTPGVALNIQEKLEIAEQLTRLGVDCIEAGFPITSVGDFEAVTQIAKSIRGPKIVGLARTADNDIDRAYEAVKHSSRPCIHTFVSTSPMHLQHQLHKTEDQVLQMAQHAVRRAKSLVDDVEFSAMDATRSDLGFLHRIYTLAIECGATVINVPDTVGYTLPGEFSELIHGIIDNVPGARDVVLSVHCHDDLGLAVANSLAAIQAGARQVEGAINGLGERAGNASIEELIMILDTRRDLLGLDTGIIHREIARTSRLVSRLSGCVIQPNKAIVGENAFSHESGIHQDGVLKERSTYEIMSAARVGVEAGDGIFIGKHSGRHAFRARLEQMGFNLSEQQLERAFREFKDLADKKKSVAGADLEALALNEIGLVPDQFELDHIQSSGGTGAIPIAAVRLVRKSKSYEATARGDGQIDAICSAIRKAAKFKGRLISYQVSAITGGIDAQGEVTIKLESGDQRVLGRAIGTDVIEASARAYLNAINRLAGMR, from the coding sequence ATGACTGACCGAGTAATGATTTTCGACACCACCCTGCGCGACGGCGAACAGACGCCGGGAGTCGCCCTGAACATCCAGGAAAAGCTCGAGATCGCCGAGCAACTCACGCGCTTGGGCGTGGACTGCATCGAGGCCGGGTTCCCGATCACCTCGGTGGGCGATTTCGAGGCCGTGACCCAAATCGCCAAGTCGATCCGCGGACCGAAGATCGTCGGCCTGGCGCGCACTGCTGACAATGACATCGACCGCGCCTACGAGGCGGTCAAGCACTCGTCTCGACCCTGCATCCACACCTTCGTCTCGACCTCGCCGATGCACCTACAGCACCAGTTGCACAAGACCGAGGACCAGGTGCTGCAGATGGCGCAACACGCGGTGCGGCGCGCCAAGTCCCTGGTGGACGACGTCGAGTTCTCGGCGATGGACGCCACGCGCAGCGACCTGGGTTTCCTGCACCGGATCTACACTTTGGCCATCGAGTGCGGGGCAACGGTGATCAACGTGCCGGACACCGTGGGCTATACCCTGCCCGGTGAGTTCAGCGAGCTGATTCATGGGATCATCGACAACGTGCCCGGCGCACGCGACGTGGTGCTCTCGGTCCACTGTCACGACGACCTGGGTCTGGCGGTCGCCAACTCCCTGGCCGCGATCCAGGCCGGGGCGCGGCAGGTCGAGGGCGCGATCAACGGCCTGGGCGAACGCGCGGGCAACGCCTCGATCGAGGAGCTGATCATGATCCTCGACACGCGGCGTGACCTGCTGGGCCTGGACACCGGGATCATTCACCGCGAGATCGCGCGCACCTCGCGGCTGGTTTCGCGCCTCTCCGGCTGCGTGATCCAGCCCAACAAGGCGATCGTCGGCGAGAACGCCTTTTCCCACGAGTCGGGAATCCACCAGGACGGCGTGCTCAAAGAGCGCAGCACCTACGAGATCATGAGCGCCGCGCGCGTGGGCGTCGAGGCCGGCGATGGGATCTTCATCGGCAAACACTCGGGCCGCCACGCGTTCCGCGCACGCCTGGAACAGATGGGCTTCAACCTCAGCGAACAACAGCTCGAGCGCGCTTTCCGCGAGTTCAAGGACCTGGCGGATAAAAAGAAGTCCGTGGCCGGCGCCGATCTCGAGGCCCTGGCGCTCAACGAAATCGGCCTGGTGCCCGACCAGTTCGAGCTCGATCACATCCAGAGCTCCGGCGGCACCGGCGCGATCCCGATCGCCGCGGTGCGGCTGGTGCGCAAATCCAAATCGTACGAGGCCACGGCGCGCGGCGACGGCCAGATCGACGCAATCTGCAGCGCGATCCGCAAGGCCGCCAAGTTCAAGGGCCGGCTGATCTCCTACCAGGTCAGTGCGATCACCGGCGGCATCGACGCCCAGGGCGAGGTGACGATCAAACTCGAGTCCGGCGATCAGCGGGTCTTGGGTCGCGCCATCGGCACCGACGTGATCGAGGCCAGCGCCCGGGCCTACCTCAACGCGATCAATCGCCTGGCCGGCATGCGATGA
- the msrB gene encoding peptide-methionine (R)-S-oxide reductase MsrB, with the protein MTRRGLLIGSSAALVTATLLRGRAVSGDGPPIDEYWWRKVPMDLDQKVIKTDQEWSELLSEQQFNVTRKKGTERAFTGEYWETKNEGTYRCVCCGNPLFSSQSKFDSGSGWPSFWQPIAPQRVVTIPDFSILGKRTEVLCSRCNAHLGHVFNDGPQPTGKRFCVNSVAMVLDTEAGE; encoded by the coding sequence TTGACCAGACGCGGCCTGCTGATCGGCTCATCCGCCGCACTAGTGACCGCTACGCTGTTGCGTGGCCGGGCTGTTTCGGGCGATGGACCGCCGATCGACGAGTACTGGTGGAGGAAGGTTCCGATGGACCTAGATCAGAAAGTGATCAAGACCGACCAGGAGTGGAGCGAGTTGCTGAGCGAACAACAGTTCAACGTGACGCGCAAGAAGGGGACCGAGCGCGCTTTTACCGGCGAGTATTGGGAGACCAAGAACGAGGGGACCTATCGTTGCGTTTGCTGCGGCAATCCGCTGTTCTCATCCCAGAGTAAGTTCGATTCGGGCTCCGGCTGGCCGAGCTTCTGGCAGCCGATCGCGCCCCAGCGCGTGGTCACCATTCCGGACTTCAGCATTCTGGGCAAGCGTACCGAGGTGCTGTGCAGCCGCTGCAACGCTCACCTGGGACATGTTTTCAACGATGGTCCGCAGCCCACGGGTAAGCGTTTTTGCGTCAACTCGGTCGCGATGGTGCTCGACACCGAGGCAGGGGAATAA
- a CDS encoding dipeptidase has translation MQAVIDYLRDHSERFVREMFQLLRIPSVSADQGRKHEMLHCAEVLAEQIKAAGVHRVEVMLTDGHPLVYAEHKGPVGAPTVLIYGHYDVQPEDPLELWTSPPFEPEVRGDDVYARGSADDKGQLLIHVKAVEAFLAVSELPLNVKMIFEGEEEIGSPSLPAFIAENRELLAADVVVVSDSGMFAKGCPSITYGLRGLTYMQLDLVGPAKDLHSGSFGGAVANPGNVLAQIVGSLVDQSGHVTIPGFYDQVREPTEFERAAFAKLPFDEAGYISELGALKLHGEAGYTTLERTWARPTCDVNGMLCGFTGEGAKTVLPSKASAKVSMRLVPDQDPDQIAELFERHVRSICPDSVRLEVTKFHGGSPFLCPPDSPEVQAAARALSKGFGSEAYYIREGGSIPIVTVLAEQLDAPVVLMGFGLPDENAHAPDEHFHLPNFYNGLRSVAYFFEELAQLKG, from the coding sequence GTGCAGGCCGTGATCGACTATCTGCGGGATCATTCCGAGCGCTTCGTGCGCGAGATGTTCCAGCTGCTGCGCATCCCCTCGGTTTCGGCCGACCAGGGACGCAAGCACGAGATGCTGCACTGCGCCGAGGTGCTGGCCGAACAGATCAAGGCCGCGGGAGTGCACCGCGTCGAGGTGATGCTCACCGACGGACACCCGCTGGTCTACGCCGAACACAAAGGCCCGGTAGGCGCGCCCACAGTGCTGATCTACGGCCACTACGACGTGCAGCCCGAAGATCCGCTCGAGCTGTGGACTTCTCCGCCGTTCGAGCCCGAGGTGCGCGGGGACGACGTCTACGCCCGCGGCTCGGCCGACGACAAGGGCCAGTTGCTGATCCACGTCAAGGCGGTCGAGGCGTTCCTCGCCGTGTCCGAGCTGCCGCTGAACGTCAAGATGATCTTTGAGGGCGAGGAGGAGATCGGCAGCCCGAGTCTGCCGGCGTTCATCGCCGAGAACCGCGAGCTGCTGGCCGCCGACGTGGTGGTGGTCTCGGACAGCGGGATGTTCGCCAAGGGCTGCCCCTCGATCACCTACGGCCTGCGCGGCCTGACCTACATGCAGCTGGACCTGGTCGGCCCGGCCAAAGATCTGCACTCCGGATCGTTCGGCGGGGCAGTGGCCAACCCGGGCAACGTGTTGGCCCAGATAGTCGGCTCGCTGGTCGACCAAAGCGGTCATGTGACGATCCCTGGATTTTACGATCAGGTGCGCGAACCCACCGAGTTCGAGCGCGCGGCGTTCGCCAAGCTGCCGTTCGACGAGGCGGGATACATATCGGAGCTCGGCGCGCTGAAACTGCACGGCGAGGCTGGTTACACCACCCTCGAGCGCACTTGGGCGCGGCCGACCTGCGACGTCAACGGCATGCTCTGCGGATTTACCGGCGAGGGGGCCAAGACCGTGCTGCCGAGCAAGGCCTCGGCCAAGGTCTCAATGCGGCTGGTGCCCGATCAAGACCCGGACCAGATCGCCGAACTGTTCGAGCGCCACGTGCGTTCGATCTGCCCGGACAGCGTGCGGCTTGAGGTCACTAAGTTCCACGGCGGCAGCCCGTTTCTCTGTCCGCCGGATTCGCCCGAGGTCCAGGCCGCGGCGCGGGCTCTGAGCAAGGGCTTCGGCTCCGAGGCGTACTACATCCGCGAGGGCGGCTCGATCCCGATCGTCACCGTTTTAGCCGAGCAGCTCGACGCGCCGGTGGTGCTGATGGGCTTTGGCCTGCCCGATGAGAACGCCCACGCGCCCGACGAGCACTTCCACCTGCCGAATTTTTACAACGGGCTGCGTTCCGTGGCTTATTTCTTTGAGGAGCTGGCGCAGCTCAAAGGCTGA
- a CDS encoding branched-chain amino acid aminotransferase → MEIKLVQLPQEKRKLKPVDDSQLGFGRIFTDHMFTMRYEPSKGWHEPKIGPVEDIVLHPAAMVLHYGQEVFEGLKAYHGAEHGIYLFRQRDNIARFNRSCKRMVMPEVDPQIFDRAIKKLVLVERDWIPEAEGSSLYIRPTIIATDPFLGVRPSNDYLFFIIVGPVGAYYPEGFNPVSIFVSDRYVRAVSGGVGEAKTSGNYAASLAGQIEAQELGFSQVLWLDAIERRYVEEVGTMNIFFVIDDEVITPSLTGSILPGVTRESVLTLGKEWGLKMVERMISINEVVDAQKSGRLKEVFGTGTAAIISPVRDFRYKEDDFQVADAKTGPIAQRFYDMLLAYQYGRESDPYGWVERIDK, encoded by the coding sequence ATGGAGATCAAGCTCGTCCAGCTCCCGCAAGAAAAGCGCAAGCTCAAGCCGGTCGACGACTCGCAGCTCGGATTCGGTCGCATCTTCACCGACCACATGTTCACCATGCGCTACGAGCCCTCAAAGGGCTGGCACGAGCCGAAGATCGGACCGGTCGAAGACATCGTGCTGCACCCGGCGGCAATGGTGCTGCACTACGGCCAGGAAGTGTTCGAGGGGCTCAAGGCCTACCACGGGGCCGAGCACGGGATCTACCTGTTCCGCCAGCGCGACAACATCGCGCGCTTCAACCGCTCGTGCAAACGGATGGTGATGCCCGAGGTAGACCCGCAGATCTTCGACCGGGCGATCAAGAAGTTGGTTTTGGTCGAGCGCGATTGGATCCCCGAGGCCGAGGGCAGCTCGCTGTACATCCGGCCGACGATCATCGCCACGGACCCGTTCCTGGGCGTGCGTCCGAGCAACGATTATCTGTTCTTCATCATTGTCGGGCCCGTGGGCGCCTACTACCCCGAGGGCTTCAACCCGGTGAGCATCTTTGTCAGCGACCGCTACGTGCGTGCGGTGAGCGGCGGTGTGGGCGAGGCCAAGACCTCGGGCAACTACGCGGCGAGCCTCGCCGGACAGATCGAGGCCCAGGAGCTGGGATTTTCCCAGGTGCTGTGGCTCGACGCCATCGAGCGTCGCTACGTCGAGGAAGTCGGCACGATGAACATTTTCTTCGTGATCGACGACGAGGTGATCACCCCCTCGTTGACCGGCTCGATCCTGCCCGGCGTGACCCGCGAATCGGTGTTGACCCTGGGCAAAGAATGGGGCCTGAAGATGGTCGAGCGGATGATCTCCATCAACGAGGTCGTCGACGCGCAGAAGTCCGGGCGGCTCAAGGAGGTCTTCGGCACGGGCACCGCGGCGATCATCTCGCCGGTCAGGGATTTTCGCTACAAGGAAGACGATTTCCAGGTGGCCGACGCCAAGACCGGGCCGATCGCCCAGCGCTTCTACGACATGTTGCTCGCCTACCAGTACGGCCGCGAGTCCGATCCCTACGGCTGGGTGGAGCGTATCGACAAGTAG